In Syngnathus scovelli strain Florida chromosome 12, RoL_Ssco_1.2, whole genome shotgun sequence, the genomic window attggaggtttttaggtgcgctttatagtgcgaaaaatacgggAAAGACAATacgttttaatttatttacagtTTTGTAACTAAGCACGTACTGCATTATATTTGAAAATTAATGTATACCCTCATTCattatgttatttttttattttcatttatagCTCCAACACAAATGCTGATGCAATAAGAACCTTATTTTTTATTCCTGTTAGATACAattgtgtgaaagcagttggcaTAAAAATTGCTGCATTGTAGAGGGTTATACATGCAGTTAATATACACTATAAATTCATATGCTTAGATGGAGTCATGACCCTATCCTTCCCTTGATCCCCCAGAATGCTGTGCTGACATGTCTAAAAAACACAATGAAGTCCTGTATTAAGGTATGAGGTTGTTGACCTTGCAGTTACCGGCAACCCTCCGTCTTGACTGACAGGCGGCCTGCAGTGCTGAGAGAACCGTTTTGTCAAAGGTGCCACGCCTGAGAGCGATGTTAAGAGGGCTTTGGCCCAGTATAAGCACACTGATCATTTATCTTCCTGACACACGTAATCCACTAAACTGGACGCATGCCTGCCTGCTATCTTGATAACACAGTAGATCTTAGATTAATGGTGCACTACTTTGAGGTTTTTGGAGGACGGTGTGCTTCCCGCTTTTGCCGTGATGGCTTGCAGTGGAAATCAATGCGAAACAATCAACTACTAGAAGACCGCAGGAGCTTTGTCTGCTGACTTTGAAATGAAGCTCATGCATCAATTAGAGGACAACAAAAAGGAGGAGGCCATCTGCAGTAGCGGTCAAAAAGTCACATCGCTGTCAACACCATGTTGTTAATAGTCGTTCTCTGTCTACAGATAGTGGCGGCCATATTGGCCATTGCAGGCATCGTCATGATGACCTACGCCGATGGTTTCCACAGTCACTCGGTCATTGGCATTACTCTGGTTGTTACTTCAGCATCCATGTCTGCACTATACAAGGTAGGATTTTTATTTATGGCCGCATTGGGCCTTAATTAAGATTGACCTCTGTGATAaacattcattattattttcgCTTTTGCAAACTGCAATATACACTGAATGGCCAATTCATTTCCAATATAAGAAGcgtgcaagttttttttttttatagacaaAAAGGCTACCACCTGAACTACAACACTTGAACTATTTTATAGTAATAGGAGTTTGATGTAGATTTTCTTTCATTCTGTGTGTAAAAAGCTTTGTattaatacacacacaaaaatggaaaaaaaaattgaagattTTTCATATATGTTGAATGGACATTTCTGCCATTTTTTTCCCAGTCCAAATGTTTTAgcccccattaaaaaaaagaaacctgtTCTCCAGAAAACTTAAGAGGAATAAAATCAATCACCCCTTATATCGTAAAGGAAATTTAACATACACTTAATATAATGAGCTATATATTTATCGCTAAAAGTTGGCAACTCAATCTCAGTGCAGGCGTATGAAGGTCACCCTGTATGCTGCGCCACAGGAGGTCACAATTTGTGCATTCATGAGTAACTCCCCTCCTTCCTGCCAGGTTCTCTTCAAGATGGTCCTCGGCAGTGCCAAATTCGGGGAGGCTGCACTTTTTCTGACTATTGTGGGAGGTGCCAACTTTGTTTTTATCAGCATTGTGCCCATCGTCCTATATTTTACCCGAGTTGAGTACATTGAATCGGCAGGCGACATCCCCTGGGGCTACTTCTGTGGGGTTGCAGCACTGCttttaggtaaaaaaaaagaatctctgCGATCTATTATCGTGTTTTACCATAATCACTTTTGCTCTCGTTCTGCTTCTTCAAACAGCTTTCAACATCCTGGTCAACTTCGGCATCGCCATAACATATCCAACATCTATCTCCCTTGGCATCGTCTTAAGTGTTCCTGTCAATGCCAGTAAGTGTGTTAGTATAAATTAAAGATGTCATCAATTAATGGGTACAGTGAGAATTACATAGGACACGTTGGCCTTTAAAATGCATAAAGGTCCTTAGGAGTTTGATGTCAACACAGTTCCAAATTGctcattattgttttttttcctcttaccaGTGGTGGACTTCTTCACGTGTGAGATTAATTTCAACACGGTGCGCCTCTTTGCCGTCTCCATCATCTGTCTGGGCTTTCTCATGCTGCTCCTTCCGGAGGACTGGGACCAGTGCATCATCCGCCTCAGCACCAAGCTACGCAAACGTGACGAGCCGGCCGAGGGCAGCGCCGAAGCGGGGGCCTCCACGGGACTCAACTGGAGGGGCCGAGCCAGGACCTCCATGGCAACATTTTCACACTGACTGGGACCATGTGATCGGAGCTGGATGGGATGTTTAAGGGCCTCTATTGACGCAGCCTTTTCTGCTGCGAACGTTTGGACCAGGAAGAGAGGTTATACCATCACCCAGTTGATGCATGGATGCAAATCAGATGTACCCTCCATACCTAAATATAATCAGGTATTAGACAAAGTTAAAGCTGTACCTGTCGTGAATTTTTCCAATGGTCACCTTCACATGAGAAGACTTGCCAACTTAATTGTAGAAGAGAGTCAGTACCATGTGGACTTGGCTGTCTTAAATCAAAACACATGCTTAAAAATCCAAAGAAGAATGCCTACAAATGCAGGAGGCCCCAAGTGGCATCCCTCAGTCATTCTTCCTTCTTTGCACTGGTTAACAGCTTGTAGTTCACACCTGCCGACCCGATGTGCTCCTGTGGTGTGAACAGGCCCGTGTGGACATGCGAGGCTCAGTGTGAGCTCGACATGCTTTTACTGCACCTCGCTCCATCCAAAGCCTTTTTTGGACCTCTCTGATTGGCTTCCTGCATTcatgtgctctctctctctctctcggggcAAAGCGGGAACTCCTGTCAAAGTGGAAGTGGCGACACCCACCGCTCTGGCAGTGGAGAGCTCTGAAAAGTAAAATGTACAATGCACGATTAGCTGATTAGCTTGGCttatcatgacgagagactgcttTCAGTTCAGCTGACTTGCTAAAGATTACTGTCAGTTCAAGTATCGTAACCTGTGGTTAAAAGCAATTAGATTCACTGTGAATGAAACTACACTGAGCCCCGCCACTACCCACCCCAATGGGTCTCTGTCATTTAACTCATACACAGTTAAGTCATATGAAGCAAATTTCAACTTGATAAAGCACTATTTAAGTGCAGTCTATTTACCATTTACCCTCCCATTTTTATAAACAGTTGGTAAGTTTTCAAATTTTCCACTCGCTGGACACTTCATGAAGTACACAAAGCACAATAAAATTAGATCCAATCAGGAGTTGTTGCAAAGGTTGACATTACCAAAGACGTATAGAAAATCTTCAGCAATGTAGTTGAttaaattgtttaaacgtatcaTTGTGGTTAAACGTATTAATGTTTCAATGTTGTGTACCTCATGCTGTGGCTGGTGAGTGTAGCTCGGAGACACATCTTTttgtttgactgtatttatGATACTTGAGGCGCGTTACCAGTGGAAATGAACCGGAGCCTTGAATGAAGAGCTGGAAACTGCCTTGTTGTGAATGTATAAACATCACTATGTGCAATCTTCTTTTTACAGTGCCGCCAGACTTCTGCAGACAAGTActcatctgcattttttttttttttgggacatttcAAAACATATCTTTCATAATTTTCTTTCATCTGGCTGCTGTTGAGACAAGGCAGGCCGATGGGGACGTCACAAAGTTATCAAGACCACTTCACTGCCTTCTCTGTTTTCACCACAGCATACATGAGCACTGTTTCCCATTGTCATTCTCAATGACAATAAATAAGAATATTGTATTCCTCTGGAATTATTGCTATTGACATAAATGTAAACCTTTGTAAGGAATGACGGTTTTATACACTGAGATGCAACATACTGTATGATTATCACATTTGAGAAAGGAGTATGGGAGGTGTGATTATTTAATAATGGGTTTATTTGATTCGGTGGTGGGGGCAGGGTCTTCAAGTATATTCAAATATACTTCATAAAAAGATTACTTTTCAATCCATCTATTGTCCAGGTTTGGTTTCTTCTTGCCAATATGAAGCTTTTGGAAATGTTTTAAGAAAAAGCATTTCAGTAAGATGCATAAGACCTCAGCTTTCACACTTGAAATACTACGTAGAAGATTTAAGGGGCAGTCTATGGCAATTGTTGTCCCTTCATCAAGAGGTCATAAATATTGGACCTAAGAGCAGCTGGATCAGAAAAAGGCATCCCCAAAACAGCTCCTGGAAGCAGATAGTTGTCCAAAACGCCTCGCTTATAATCAATCAGCAGACAACAATTGAATTAGTTATCAACTAATTGACTCCAATTATGTTGTCATTTTTCTTTATGTAATAAGTACGGTTTCTGATGAGGCATGCTCTACTTTCACTGTAATCTGGCCATAGACAAAAGTGGCCCTTTGTGCCACAGTCAAAGCAGAAAATGGTAGTCTGTCGCCCTCTTGCGTCCTACAGGGTACTTGCAGGAAATCCACCTTCCTGCCACTATGAGGGTCTTGCCAAGTGGAGCAGGGTGTGGCACCCTCTTCATGGAGACACATTTTGcctacattttcactggactgaTGCTTGTAGTCAGTGCTGATGGTGAAAACTGGAGAGCAATACCGGGGGGTGTCCGGACTAAACTTCGGCCCTGGGAGGGGGCTTGTGAGGCTGCAGGGGTCAACCTCCCCTCCCAAGCTGACAACACTTCCCATTCCAGCTCTCAGCTTCTGCCTCAGCCCACGCAGAGCTGCCCGGAAACGCTTGCTGAGCAGAGCGTACAGCAGGGGGTTGAAATCAGAGTTGAGCAGCACCAGAAAGTAGGAAACGGTCAGAGCGGAGGGGGGCACCAAGGAGGTCTCACCAGAGATTGCTGCTTCGGTGGCCTGAATGAGAACTACACCAATGTAAGGGGTCCAGCACAGGAAGAAGGTTAAAATGACCAGAATGAGGCGACCAACTCCTTGATGATGCTGCTGGGGGTCCTGCAGGGGAGGTGACAACGCAGAGACGATTCCCCTGGAGGAAGTTGGATGAGCAGATACAACACTAGAGATACACTGTCCACTTAGATGATAGATCAGTGTGGAGGGAATGCGCAAAGAGGGAAGGAACATGCAGTTTGGAACCCTACTGCGTTGAACCGAGTCCTGCAAGCTGTGAATCCTCTTGGCGTGTTTGCGGGCCACCTTGGCGATGTTCACGTAGCAGACAAGGATAATGATGGCGGGAATGAGGTAGGAGAGACTGGTCATGGTGGCTGTGTAGCTGGGACTGCTGGCCCAGTCTACTGCACAACTGTACACGGGAGCTACATAGGCCATAGAACTCCAGCCCAGCAGTGGGGGGCAACTGGTTGCCATGGCCTGCAGCCAGATCCACAAGACCACCGAGCACGTCCGCCGCAGGGTGCAGCGGGAGCTGTAACGTAGGCAGTCCATGATGGAGTGGTAGCGGTCTAAAGCGATGGCAGCCAGTGTTAGAACAGACACAGTGCAGTAGACAGAGGAGGTGTAGGCCACAAATAGACACAGGTTctgttaaaggaaaaaaaaaatgaatgaatgaaatcacAAGAAGGTTGAGAGTTGAAGAATTTGCTCACAAAACATTCGCCCCATCCAGGCTTCACGATGGACAAAGCAACAAAGGGCATGACACCGAGGCCCACCAGGAGGTCACTGATGGCCAAGTTCATGATCAACACTGATGTCACCTGGTGGAGAGTCTTGGTAGCTGCCACGAGGATAATGACAAGAAGGTTACCTATACAAGGAAAACAACAAAGCACATTATCATTGTCAATACCAGAATTTCCAGACTGACTCTGACCCATTTGTTAGGATGCTTTTGTTCTGTAATTTTTTGCAACTCAAAATGTGATATTCTCGTTTGGAAATAGTTCAGGCACAATATAAAGAGGGGTTCCATTGCATGTGTTAGACAAAAGAAATTCGAGCCTTAAAAATATTCATTTGTAGCTCCGACTGTTTGATAGTATTGCAGAGGTATCATTTAAGGGTATTGTGGCATCAGTAGGGTACGCCTTAATGAATAAATGTTATCTTTGGAAGGGTGAGCATATTGATCAATTAAAAATCGAGATGTAGGCAAAAAGCTCATTGAGATGAAAGCTGTCCTCGCCAGCTATTTAGCAAACAAGTTTTCATGTTTATTAACCAAGTACACAATGTCTATTCATTCACTGAGAGGAGCAGGCCCAATATGTATTATTTCCCTATGACAATTCAAAGTTAGACAAATTTCCGATTATAATTTTGGTTGTacgtattgcatttttttttacacttgaaaCAAAAGAATAAATACTCTCAGAAATGTGTGTTACCTGTCACCGAGCCCAGACACATCACTACCACGAGCACCATCAGCAGCGACTCTATCCGTGTGGGCACGTTGTCCCCTGAATCACCCTTTTGGCTTGTGTTGACGGCCGCTGCTCGCAAAGAGCTCGGAACTGACCCGCTGCTTTCCAGGACACCCATTTGCAGCCTTGATTGAATGCACTGTGGAGAATGACAGAAATATTCAGTCACAATAGTTAACCCGACTTGATATGGTTCGCAATTGGTCTGGACCAGCGTCAGGTGACAAGTTGAACCGCCTCCGTCCTTCTTTCTCACATTGAAGGGGAGAGAAAGACAGGTTGCATCACTTCAGCTATACCCACACGTTTTGGGCACACTTAttcaaacagtcataaaatacatatacagcatttataaaataaaattgtttattacaataaaaaatgattattataataaaaacatGAGAGCATACCAACTTCATAAAGGATGGCTGGAGCCCAGATTCAAAATCTCAAATTAATAACTGCAAGGCGGATAAATGCGCAAAGTAAAAGaaacaagaaaataataatagctTTGAATCACAATGTTTCTGAGTTTACCCAGTGGCAACATTCAACATAAAAATATCAAGTTATCGATGAATATTTTTTGAATGCAGCATGTTTTATccattgttgttgtgttttttttttgtagtcccCATGAGTCAAAAAGGACTTGCCGCAACGAATAACAGTAAAAATGTTGAATTGATGTTCTTCCTCTGCATGCACTGGGAGTAGGTAGTATCATTATTTCTGCTCAATGCTCAGTGGAATACTTGGATGGAATAAGTGTTGATCTCCATTTCATGACCTACTAAGGTACCAGAAATGTGAAAAGACCGTGAAGAAATTTACATGATGAAGAATCAATATGATGTGTTTGCACTTTtgtttgcatttagaatttaaaCGCTTCATGTGGTGACCGATAGCAAGAAAACAGCTTCGTTGTTAAGACCGGATATGTTGTCTGGCTCCGTTCTTCAGCCATGTGTTGACTTGTCTTGACTGGAGGTGCTGACAAGGCGTTGGCGAGTGTACTCCCAGATCAGCAGGGCAGCGCTTACGTGCACGTTGAGTGAACGGATGACACCTTGCTGAGGGATCTCCACGCACACATCCAACAGCTGAAGCAAGTTGGCGGGAATGCCTTCTCGTTCGTTGCTATGATGAGAAGAAACAACACTCTCAATTCCCACTTGAAGTTTTCATTCGATTCCGGTACCGCCCGTTCATTTGACAAATGAACCATCGGTTGCCAAGTTAATACATTTTCTGAAAGTGCTGACAATCAGTAAAGTGATCATGGTAGGAGACATTGATTGGATATGCGAGGATGCAGCCATCAAAGCAAGCAGGCATTCTCATGTAATGAAGTGCTTTAGTGAGATTACATTACGCAACAAAGCTGAGTATTATTGTATTGTACTGTATAGCGGAAACTCAGGATTGTGCAGGTTTACTGAACCTACAGTAAGTTGCACCCGCTGAATGTAAAGGCGTAATGAGGGGAGCCTTCAATGAGTCTACAGAGGGCGCAACACAGCAGGAACTGCCAACTTAATGATCTCTATTTATCCTGAGTGCAATTGGGTGAAAAGATTGCTCCGATTAAAAGAAGGctgcaataaaacaaaatggctaAAGAGACCTTGTACTGCTTCTTCCACAACTGCAGGATCGAAGTTacgttaagtggggtgaagctgcAATTACATGACTGAGAAGACAATGTGCATCCATCTGATCCCTCATGCTCTAAACAACATACTAAGTAGATGAAGGTCCCTGCTGCTGTCAACATTTTCTGCTCTGTTATCCTGAGGGAGAGCCAATTACAGAGCAGCATGTTCTGACAGAAGCACCAAGAGTGAAGGGCCCACAGTGAAAATTAAATTACCTCGCTTGGCTCGTAGATTTATCCACGTAAAACCCAAGAGGAGAGTGTAAAGGAGATCGATGTAATGGTCAGAAAAACATTGTTTGACAAGGCGAGTTCAGTTTTAACAGTAAAATTGGATTGTGTTGTGCTCATTAGCAACTTAAATCGAATGGCATGATCCGGTATTGCTACACAAAGCTTTGTAGATAAAACAAACATCCTACATTTTGTTCCACAAATGGTCCTGTCTCAAACCAGTTTGGATAATTGAAGACTCTTCTACCAATCTGAAACTGGGCTTCAGATGGAGTTGTCATGAGTCCTACCCCAGAAGTAGCAGAGTCTTCTCAGGAAATTGGTAGTCCTGAAGGCTCTGACTATTGGACGTCTGTTCCACACCAACAATGCAGTAGCCATCACTTTTCTTCATTTGGAGAAAGTCTGCCAGCTCCGAAGGCTTTACCTAAAGAGCAAACAAATGCAGTTTATAAATTGAGGAATAGTGCGATGGAGTAGAATGTGGAACTAAATGTGATGCACGTCACCTCCAGGAGAGGAAGCCAAAGTTCTGATGAGACACTGAGGGACTGAAAGTGTTTATCTGTGATGTGGCGGAGGTTGTCCAGCACCAACGCACTGGCACCAAAGATCTCACAGGTCCTGCACAGAcctacaacaacaacacaaacaagCATTTTGGTGGTGTTACTTTCACAGCTGAACACGATGCATAAAGTTGCATTGCCTTAGCTACACAGTGTGATGACCTCCAAGGTTCGTGGGCTTGTCAATGAGTGAGGCCACCACCAGTAGGGCGCCATGCTGTTTGCCGAGGCGAGCTGCTCTTTGCTGCGGAACCAGCTGAAGATCCAAGTCCTGGCCCTGGATGTCCAAACACCAGGGGGTTATTTTCTTCTGCACTTCTGCCCAGCGCTCCTCCTTGTCCTCCTCGCCTGGGAGACACAAAATCATGACCTTTCCACCAAAAAACATCAGATTAGATTCAATTGCATCCCTGACTGTACTTTTATCCTGCTGAATCCAGTCTCCGGGCTGGAGCTGGCCCAGGTCAGGAGTGGGATTCCTTAAAGGAGGTGTCTGAAATAAGCAAGACAGCTTCTCCAACTTCCAGAGGGGAATCCACTCATCATCGGCCAACCCTGAAAGACTTGGGAAAGTGTAGAATATCGTCtatgggggacaaaaaaaacccaaaaaacaaTTATGTTTGTTTACATACATAATTACTATCACACCATTTGTCATGTACTGTAAATTTACCTCAATGCTGTAATCCCTGATTGGATGAAAGGCACCaaagaaaaagtgctcttgaatcCTGGTCCAGTTCTTGTTGGAATTCCTAAGAAAGATAGCAGACATGTTTTCAGTATGCTAtattgatgcttttgtagtgtcgCATTCCCACCCAGTGTTCTTTAGGGCCTCAGTCTGGTGCAGACAGGCCTTGACCACAGTGGACAGCCCCCTCAAACCATCAAGTGTCCCCTCGCCTCTGACCTCTACCAGGTGCCAAACCCGTTTCAAAGCCAGCAGAGCATAGAGACGCACACTAAAGTTGTGGTGGAAACACCACTGAAGAGTGATGTCCAGTGCTTTTGCCAAATGCATATCCTTAAATACAAAGGAAAAGAGGAATTATAATAACTGAGAAATGGTTAAAGGGAAATTTTGACGATGTCTCACTGGACTGTTAAGGGTGGGGAGG contains:
- the slc35f3b gene encoding solute carrier family 35 member F3 isoform X3, producing MKKHSARVAPLSACNSPVLTLTKVEGEERPREHVVHSGPDVQSSAGVAGPESSSSRRKLHCCIRITAVQVRKALWGVAMVMCVCSSWAGSTQLAKLTFKHFDAPFTLTWFATTWNCLFFPLYYVGHLCKSPERQTARQRLRECCRFFGDDGLTPKVFFTKVAPFGLLWILTNYLYLQALRKINTTDVSALFCCNKAFVFLLSWIVLRDRFMGVRIVAAILAIAGIVMMTYADGFHSHSVIGITLVVTSASMSALYKVLFKMVLGSAKFGEAALFLTIVGGANFVFISIVPIVLYFTRVEYIESAGDIPWGYFCGVAALLLAFNILVNFGIAITYPTSISLGIVLSVPVNAMVDFFTCEINFNTVRLFAVSIICLGFLMLLLPEDWDQCIIRLSTKLRKRDEPAEGSAEAGASTGLNWRGRARTSMATFSH
- the LOC125978754 gene encoding 5-hydroxytryptamine receptor 1D encodes the protein MGVLESSGSVPSSLRAAAVNTSQKGDSGDNVPTRIESLLMVLVVVMCLGSVTGNLLVIILVAATKTLHQVTSVLIMNLAISDLLVGLGVMPFVALSIVKPGWGECFNLCLFVAYTSSVYCTVSVLTLAAIALDRYHSIMDCLRYSSRCTLRRTCSVVLWIWLQAMATSCPPLLGWSSMAYVAPVYSCAVDWASSPSYTATMTSLSYLIPAIIILVCYVNIAKVARKHAKRIHSLQDSVQRSRVPNCMFLPSLRIPSTLIYHLSGQCISSVVSAHPTSSRGIVSALSPPLQDPQQHHQGVGRLILVILTFFLCWTPYIGVVLIQATEAAISGETSLVPPSALTVSYFLVLLNSDFNPLLYALLSKRFRAALRGLRQKLRAGMGSVVSLGGEVDPCSLTSPLPGPKFSPDTPRYCSPVFTISTDYKHQSSENVGKMCLHEEGATPCSTWQDPHSGRKVDFLQVPCRTQEGDRLPFSALTVAQRATFVYGQITVKVEHASSETVLIT